The following nucleotide sequence is from Candidatus Marinarcus aquaticus.
TTTCCAAAAGAGGCTTTCCCTTTATTAATGGCAAAATAAGTGAGTGTTTTCTCCATCTCTTTATCGCCTTCACGTGTTCGTGTGTTATGCACGTGATATATGTCTTCATCTCGAAGAAGGTTATCATTGACATGTTCGCAAACACGTTCAGAAATCTCTTGTAGATTTCCATAATAAGGTATATCTAAATTGGTTTGGTCAATAATTGAACTTTGCCCCCAACGATAAGGAGAGTGCAGTCTGTCTATATAGTTTTTTCTGTAATAACCACTTCCATCATGAAGGTTTAATACCAGTTTGACGCTCTCATTGGTGATGTATTTTTTGACTCGCTGAATTGATTCATAATCTGGGTCTTTACTGGAGAGTTTTGCAAACTTCCGATTCATATCCCCATAAGGACCACGCGAACGTTTAATGATAGAGTAAAAGTTTAAATTAGGCACAACCCAAACTGAACCTTTTTTAATCGTATAGTGTGTGGTAATAAGTGATGCAGCCATAAATCCACCCGGCTCATCTCCTTGAATTCCACCCACAATTAATAAGGTGTTGTTGTCATCTTGACCTTTTTTTATCAAATCAAAATCAATGCCGTTGATACCTGCATACAGATTTTGAAGCAATAAAAAGAAGAGAACGACCTTAAACAACCGTAACATGCCAAGGTTCATACCGTACTCCATCCTTATTATTTACTGTATATCGAATATCAACATAGGTCAATTTAATCATTTTATTAAACTCTTCTGTTGAGGCAAAACGCTCCGTGAAGTTATCGTATCCGAAGCCTTTTTTCCCCACATCAAAATCTCCGTTTGAGTGATAAGAGTACGCAGGAGGAGCCAAAGAGATTGAGGCTTTACTTAAGTTTAAGTCTGTACGATCCAGTTTATCTAAAAAGAGTTTCATCTGTTTCATCACACTTCGAACACCTGAGGTTAAAATAATACTGTTACCAATATCTTTTACCATACTGTTATACGTTGCTAAACTTCTCTCTTTAAATAAGTAGTGTCCAGAATGAGGGATTTTAATGATCTCTTTTTTACTGATGGCTTCTGTTATAGATTGACAGGTTCTTTCTCCATAAAAGCCATGTACATTTGGGTTATAGTAAAAAATATACTCCATAAAAGCAAGTTCTTCATCTGTAAATGATTCAATTTTACTTGACCAACGTGCGGTGCTGATAGCTTGGTCAAATGAAAGAACATTATAGTTTCCAAATCCCACATGACGTTGAACCAAATTGAGTTTTTTTACAACACTGTAAAAGCTTGCTCTGTATTGTTCATCTAAGTAGATGTCTTCTTTTTTATTCAACTGTAAGGCAGTTGTCAACGAATCTACAGGGAAGTAAGCATCTTCACTCATTGTAGCTTTTGCAAACAATTTTGGAGTAGCCCCAACTGCGACTGCTCCGTAAGTTAAAAGTTGTAAAAAATTTCTTCTATTCATACGATTATTCTACAAAACTTATACTTATAAAACCATTTTTACAAGCTTATGTTGTCTTAACAGCTCATAAATGGAAACACGTTCATCTTCATTGTGTACAATCAACTCTAAGTTAAAGCTTGAGAATTTTCCTTTTTTACTCACATTTGAGCTTTCTAAAGTAAACTCTTTTTCTATAATAATCTCTTTCACACTTTGTAAAGCATCCTCTTTTGAAAGTGTTACAAGCTTATATTTCCAACTGCATGGATAAGTAAGCTCTAATTTCTCTTTATTTAAATCTATCACCGTTTATAATCTCCACTTTTTCCACCCGATTTAGACTCCAACTGTACTTCTGAAATCACCATTGATTTATCAATGGCTTTGACCATGTCATAAATGGTTAAAAGACCAACAGAAACACCTGTGAGTGCTTCCATTTCAACCCCGGTCTGACCATTGAGTTTTGCAGTCACATAGAGTTTAAACCCAGGTAAATTTGGCAGTTCTTCCACATCACAATGAATTCCACTTAGAAGTAAAGGGTGACACATAGGGATCAAATCACTCGTCTTTTTCACACCCATAATCGCTGCAATCACTGCTGTTTGAAGTACGGGTCCTTTTTTGGTATTGTTTGCAATGATTGCATCAAATGCCTCTTGACTCATTTGAATTTTACCCGAAGC
It contains:
- a CDS encoding DUF493 domain-containing protein, giving the protein MIDLNKEKLELTYPCSWKYKLVTLSKEDALQSVKEIIIEKEFTLESSNVSKKGKFSSFNLELIVHNEDERVSIYELLRQHKLVKMVL
- the moaC gene encoding cyclic pyranopterin monophosphate synthase MoaC, which codes for MNLTHLDEQDRPKMVDVSGKGETTRVAIASGKIQMSQEAFDAIIANNTKKGPVLQTAVIAAIMGVKKTSDLIPMCHPLLLSGIHCDVEELPNLPGFKLYVTAKLNGQTGVEMEALTGVSVGLLTIYDMVKAIDKSMVISEVQLESKSGGKSGDYKR
- a CDS encoding M15 family metallopeptidase; this encodes MNRRNFLQLLTYGAVAVGATPKLFAKATMSEDAYFPVDSLTTALQLNKKEDIYLDEQYRASFYSVVKKLNLVQRHVGFGNYNVLSFDQAISTARWSSKIESFTDEELAFMEYIFYYNPNVHGFYGERTCQSITEAISKKEIIKIPHSGHYLFKERSLATYNSMVKDIGNSIILTSGVRSVMKQMKLFLDKLDRTDLNLSKASISLAPPAYSYHSNGDFDVGKKGFGYDNFTERFASTEEFNKMIKLTYVDIRYTVNNKDGVRYEPWHVTVV